One part of the Bdellovibrio sp. KM01 genome encodes these proteins:
- the rnhA gene encoding ribonuclease HI — protein MKNNRGYIQIFSDGACSGNPGPGGWASVVLLPDDTVTELGAGDRATTNNRMEMKATIEALKFVAEVPGPVHFYTDSTYVIRGITQWVFGWKKRGWKTAEGGEVSNRDLWEELSQVVQARGPSNKVDWRYSRGHVGIPGNERCDQIAVAFSKNDYIDLYSGSLKNYPINILEVPADHSLPEMKSPTEKKAAFSYLSSIGGLVYRHRDWPSCQKRVSGKSGAKFKKSTSAQDELEILKSWGLPVSTPIKEG, from the coding sequence GTGAAAAACAATCGCGGTTATATTCAAATTTTTTCTGATGGTGCTTGTTCTGGAAATCCCGGTCCTGGTGGCTGGGCGTCGGTCGTTTTGTTACCCGATGACACCGTCACGGAATTAGGCGCAGGTGATCGCGCAACGACGAACAATCGTATGGAAATGAAGGCCACAATCGAGGCCTTAAAGTTCGTCGCGGAAGTTCCAGGTCCCGTGCATTTCTACACTGACTCAACATATGTTATTCGCGGAATTACCCAATGGGTTTTCGGTTGGAAAAAACGCGGTTGGAAAACGGCCGAAGGTGGCGAAGTTTCCAATCGTGATTTGTGGGAAGAGTTAAGCCAAGTCGTGCAAGCCCGTGGGCCCAGCAATAAAGTCGATTGGCGCTACAGCCGTGGTCACGTCGGTATTCCGGGAAATGAGCGCTGCGATCAGATTGCCGTCGCCTTTTCTAAAAACGATTACATCGATTTGTATTCCGGAAGTCTTAAAAATTACCCTATCAATATTTTGGAAGTCCCTGCGGATCATTCTTTGCCCGAGATGAAATCTCCGACCGAGAAAAAAGCAGCTTTCAGTTATTTAAGCAGTATCGGTGGACTGGTGTATCGTCATCGTGATTGGCCATCTTGCCAAAAACGTGTGAGTGGAAAGTCCGGTGCAAAATTTAAAAAATCCACTTCGGCACAGGATGAATTAGAAATTCTAAAATCCTGGGGTCTTCCGGTCAGCACACCTATTAAAGAAGGATAG
- a CDS encoding conjugal transfer protein TraF encodes MFKRGSVLLSATLCTFLFMNSARADESISTTIHHQYQSPRALGMGDAFVAVADDYTAIFYNPAGLARRENGQVNLSMSFAGTPGAKDFYDEYKAIEDNAALSDSAKQQAYIDLITAHFGDVYSIRTTPMEGVWVRPKWGVALIPMDLTVELQMHRSVPAAIDTKVYADTTLALSYGDDFNWFSNGRFSMGVTAKFINRGFLSKKLQAIDLANSDQIVRKEDLAEGYTIDGDIGMLWTPEIPGTGFWSWMQLVRPTFGAVVRNVAETGFNNSLKLVNKDQTTENLHPEKNYRVYDLGTRWEYPRAWIFGGRGVLDIRDLGHPDFNWRRGVHAGLEFDWFVYNWWKGHYRVGMSQGYWTAGLSAELGIFNLDVVSYADDVGSRNTAVESRVYATRLNLDF; translated from the coding sequence ATGTTTAAAAGAGGATCTGTTCTCCTCTCGGCCACACTCTGCACATTTCTTTTCATGAACTCAGCTCGTGCGGATGAAAGTATCAGCACCACTATTCACCATCAGTACCAATCACCACGTGCTTTGGGGATGGGGGACGCCTTCGTTGCGGTTGCTGACGATTATACAGCTATATTCTATAACCCTGCAGGACTGGCTCGTCGTGAAAATGGACAAGTGAACTTATCAATGAGCTTCGCGGGAACTCCGGGCGCCAAAGACTTTTATGATGAATACAAGGCGATCGAAGATAATGCTGCTTTGAGTGATTCGGCTAAACAACAAGCTTACATCGATTTGATTACAGCCCATTTCGGAGACGTGTATTCAATTCGTACAACACCAATGGAAGGTGTTTGGGTTCGACCTAAATGGGGTGTTGCGCTGATTCCAATGGATCTTACAGTTGAATTGCAAATGCATCGTAGTGTACCTGCTGCCATTGATACCAAAGTGTATGCAGATACAACATTAGCACTTTCTTATGGTGATGATTTTAACTGGTTTTCCAATGGTCGTTTTTCAATGGGTGTTACGGCTAAATTCATTAATCGTGGGTTTTTAAGTAAAAAACTTCAGGCGATTGATCTAGCAAATAGTGATCAAATCGTTAGAAAAGAAGACCTGGCTGAAGGCTACACGATTGATGGTGATATCGGCATGTTATGGACTCCCGAAATTCCAGGTACTGGATTCTGGAGTTGGATGCAGCTGGTTCGTCCAACATTTGGAGCTGTCGTAAGAAACGTTGCAGAGACCGGATTCAACAATTCTTTGAAATTGGTGAACAAGGACCAAACAACCGAAAACCTGCATCCTGAAAAGAACTACCGCGTTTATGATTTGGGGACTCGTTGGGAGTATCCGCGCGCTTGGATCTTCGGTGGTCGCGGCGTTTTAGATATTCGCGATTTGGGTCATCCTGACTTTAACTGGCGTCGGGGAGTACATGCCGGCCTTGAATTCGACTGGTTCGTTTATAACTGGTGGAAGGGGCATTACCGCGTGGGCATGAGCCAGGGATACTGGACGGCGGGTCTTTCAGCAGAGCTTGGGATCTTTAACTTGGATGTCGTGAGCTACGCAGACGATGTCGGATCAAGAAACACGGCTGTCGAAAGCCGTGTGTACGCGACAAGATTGAATCTTGATTTCTAA
- a CDS encoding PD-(D/E)XK nuclease family protein has protein sequence MLQIVPIENRSQINELFAKYNPREQSWLVSDLRTKFELQQKILARDGQYVDESVLRASDLWKLLLKRLEPRLRLVSNPFARSILRTVLDENAEALGVNSSAEDTVFSYIDQLAAIIFHPEGTQKLNDWFEEHPEAKNRWGAWYLRARFCAIQLLEKYNIITAGWITSYLQNFNDLERVWDIPLIVDLSGEISRVEAEILRTLSRTIDVVVLEPSPTWREEFKYLLRPYEDLRGQSSSIKKLQPAAPVTKIKEVLRFSGMLAEIKNSVGQVRKWLEAGIPADNIAVIAPDIEQYWPVLQAFLKEEGIPVQKDITHKIQSLPSATRWLATLRAKSGRLSSSDLEISFFEKHESQALRYEDFKALFKSLYVNEDLARNELIHKIYFEQIDLSGPVVRDEFVGKALSFWSSSDTDVVQIVLRELLQNATANTKLIWKEWLSYLESIVAAKEYNLEKGESSGVLVTKLMSAYSEKARYRIFVGLTDESLKSRNKTQLSGSDYFDLAKDIGFYLDNPDQSDLAFELKLLAEADSVHDIYCFGGTDLSGTLCSPSTFWMSLNEGHAHETLTVPLETRWDEIQYSKQGANRTWVDNRKAEIEHKIQLDLGKADLPLVELKKLPSISASAIESYLECPFIFAAQRYFKLKDLPEVDLDVDHRTRGQLAHALFEKLTQEPMRFDWQSAEIEEILESVRKDKNMLFADERLWLPLRKKHVQLAQRFLDFEKTWRQEYNRTKTLAREKRFEFYLDPKSETLSKEASDGAFRISGSIDRVDTDQDGHLVLLDYKSSAGGISAHGSWLKNHELQLLFYMWVIEKSLMEEMKGEVIGLFYYIFRTFDRKGFRVNDKAGRLYPATRTKDKNATLEAKELYLTEFSKILMATLERIRLGEIRPAPVDTQICTSCEWRRQCRAPHLN, from the coding sequence ATGCTACAAATTGTCCCAATCGAAAATCGCTCGCAGATCAACGAGCTATTTGCCAAATACAATCCACGAGAACAGTCTTGGCTGGTTTCGGATTTGCGCACCAAATTCGAATTGCAGCAAAAGATCTTAGCTCGTGACGGCCAATATGTGGACGAATCGGTTCTGCGTGCCAGCGATTTGTGGAAGTTATTGTTAAAACGTCTGGAACCCCGTTTGCGTTTGGTGAGTAATCCCTTCGCGCGTTCCATTTTGCGCACAGTCTTGGATGAAAACGCCGAAGCCTTGGGAGTGAATTCTTCCGCAGAAGACACGGTCTTTTCTTATATTGATCAATTAGCTGCGATCATTTTCCATCCCGAGGGAACGCAAAAACTCAACGATTGGTTCGAGGAACATCCCGAAGCCAAAAATCGTTGGGGAGCTTGGTATCTGCGTGCCCGTTTCTGCGCGATTCAGCTTTTAGAAAAATACAACATCATCACGGCGGGCTGGATCACGTCTTACCTTCAAAACTTCAATGACCTTGAAAGAGTTTGGGATATTCCATTGATCGTGGATTTAAGCGGCGAGATCTCCCGCGTCGAGGCGGAAATTTTAAGAACTCTGTCGCGTACGATCGACGTTGTCGTGCTGGAGCCATCGCCCACGTGGCGTGAAGAATTTAAATACCTGTTGCGACCCTATGAAGATTTACGTGGGCAAAGTTCGTCCATTAAAAAGCTTCAGCCTGCAGCTCCCGTAACTAAGATCAAAGAAGTTCTGCGCTTTTCTGGGATGCTTGCAGAAATTAAAAACTCTGTCGGTCAGGTTCGTAAATGGTTAGAGGCGGGGATACCTGCTGACAACATTGCAGTGATTGCTCCCGATATCGAGCAATACTGGCCTGTCTTGCAAGCCTTCCTAAAAGAGGAAGGCATCCCTGTTCAAAAAGATATTACACACAAAATCCAAAGTTTGCCTTCGGCTACACGTTGGTTGGCAACTTTGCGTGCAAAGAGTGGGCGCCTGTCTTCATCAGATTTGGAAATCTCGTTTTTCGAAAAACATGAATCTCAAGCGCTTCGTTATGAAGACTTTAAAGCATTGTTTAAAAGCCTTTACGTGAATGAAGATCTGGCCCGCAATGAATTGATACATAAAATTTATTTCGAGCAGATTGATTTAAGCGGCCCCGTGGTACGCGATGAATTTGTTGGGAAGGCCTTAAGCTTTTGGAGTTCCTCTGATACGGACGTCGTGCAAATCGTGTTGCGCGAACTTTTGCAGAATGCGACGGCCAATACCAAATTGATCTGGAAAGAATGGCTAAGCTATCTTGAAAGTATCGTCGCCGCCAAAGAATACAACCTGGAAAAAGGCGAGAGTTCCGGCGTTCTGGTCACTAAGCTTATGTCTGCGTACAGCGAAAAAGCTCGTTATCGAATTTTCGTAGGACTGACGGATGAGTCTTTAAAGTCTCGCAATAAAACCCAGCTGTCGGGCTCTGATTATTTTGATCTTGCCAAAGACATCGGTTTTTATCTGGATAATCCGGATCAAAGCGATCTGGCTTTTGAGTTAAAACTTTTAGCGGAAGCGGATTCGGTTCACGACATCTATTGTTTCGGTGGCACAGATCTTTCCGGTACACTTTGTTCGCCATCTACTTTCTGGATGAGCTTAAATGAAGGCCACGCCCACGAAACATTGACAGTGCCGCTGGAAACTCGTTGGGATGAAATTCAGTATTCAAAGCAGGGTGCGAACAGAACTTGGGTCGATAATCGTAAAGCCGAAATCGAGCACAAAATTCAATTGGATCTTGGAAAAGCAGATTTGCCTTTGGTGGAACTTAAGAAGCTCCCAAGCATTTCTGCCTCTGCGATTGAAAGTTATTTGGAGTGTCCGTTTATTTTCGCGGCCCAAAGATACTTTAAACTCAAAGACCTGCCCGAGGTGGATCTGGATGTGGATCACCGTACTCGCGGGCAGTTAGCCCATGCCTTGTTTGAAAAACTCACTCAAGAGCCGATGCGTTTTGATTGGCAATCTGCTGAGATCGAAGAAATTCTGGAATCAGTTCGTAAAGACAAAAACATGTTGTTCGCGGATGAGCGCCTGTGGCTGCCTTTGCGTAAAAAGCATGTGCAGTTGGCCCAAAGATTCCTGGATTTCGAAAAAACCTGGCGCCAGGAATACAACCGGACAAAAACTCTGGCGCGTGAAAAGCGTTTTGAATTTTACCTGGATCCAAAAAGTGAAACCCTTAGTAAGGAGGCCAGCGATGGCGCTTTCCGAATCTCGGGTTCTATAGACCGTGTGGATACTGATCAAGACGGCCACTTGGTGCTGTTGGATTATAAAAGCTCCGCTGGCGGTATCTCAGCCCACGGTTCATGGCTTAAAAACCATGAACTGCAACTTTTGTTTTACATGTGGGTGATTGAAAAATCCCTGATGGAAGAAATGAAGGGCGAAGTCATTGGCTTGTTTTATTATATTTTCCGTACCTTTGATCGCAAAGGTTTCCGCGTTAACGATAAAGCGGGCCGTTTGTATCCCGCAACTCGCACCAAAGATAAAAATGCCACTTTGGAAGCGAAAGAACTTTATTTAACAGAGTTTTCAAAAATTTTGATGGCAACCTTGGAACGTATCCGTCTGGGCGAGATTCGTCCCGCACCGGTAGATACGCAAATTTGTACCTCGTGTGAATGGAGAAGACAGTGTCGAGCACCGCACCTCAATTAA
- a CDS encoding exodeoxyribonuclease V subunit beta, with product MSSTAPQLKNTILRAGAGAGKTTRLTELFLDYAAYFKTVHGKLPRIVVTTFTRKATQELKERLSAEALKRKSDELFHYANSRSQVQISTIHGVLSLFLSRYGSAIGLTPDYKIMSDSEIRRGARKIMRKHILENPNLQELLEEYEFSVIESALLQYFSERIVFPQSRFISAEEQEIETRKVIKDIGGRLKRVCLEIDQETDNEKWKEYCANLWSFNWDAQDLGQFFGMLQGMWDGITKPQYRKASPPFSGSLNDELEELRDRIDKLLEASRYRPDYWMKHQKNCEQFETLAQLFCQDLMQQKLESGLLSMSDLETLSYKIIKESPESAENFSQEWDFWMVDEYQDTSPIQVEILRGLIGSKLHFVVGDPQQSIYLFRGARSEVFQEKVNEISLQEGDVQEKLVNYRSTPEVLEFFNHYFTRLDRKQFASMTPHPEKEKKGPADPVVQVLVTETTAEDEVSKEYLGTVSRIQELLNEGVSPEQICVLSRTHKVLSDIAKVAQDYGVPLQLHSGSGFYERREVLDALSILKFLVNPHDNANFVALLRSPWLAMTDTEIMDLCHSFKHSFWREALKTLESRSAQHPISILKTLLETSEEKGLSFTLKSALIDLGLFDYSARIDSTGRREANLWKVVSLLSEEERRPGFNFLDFLDSSLDSLSTDEGGEDSDATPVIEPKRVNFMTVHASKGLQFEHVILPGMGKDPRASFAPVISFHEKTGQWTLKVRDEETQMLAGSILADQIMEELRRREGDEFHRVLYVALTRAKSGVTLQWDEKKIGKKSWAALCPLNIEEGFHEEADFSYVVRRENPHPVKMADQELEHKELRAPWSVNHKEEKRKYISVTELVAPEAVSGSEYVQTVAQLAPGLARAQQGTMAHRLFESLKFTSYEELLKISDEDLKAPLTFLAETEQLPLLKIIENGFVEWGFALMEQNALMQGQIDLWGIVDDTVWLVDYKTGSQRYSETAFKQLEAYAWALYRMKYLDRVRTVKLAVVYPMDEIVKIKEIPQLTELNTRMKSQIADYIKQPDNKRP from the coding sequence GTGTCGAGCACCGCACCTCAATTAAAAAACACGATTCTTCGCGCAGGTGCCGGAGCAGGTAAGACCACTCGTTTGACCGAGTTGTTTCTGGATTATGCCGCTTACTTTAAAACTGTGCATGGCAAGTTGCCACGTATCGTGGTGACGACGTTCACTCGAAAAGCGACTCAAGAATTAAAAGAACGTCTATCCGCAGAAGCTTTAAAGCGTAAAAGCGATGAGCTTTTCCACTATGCAAATTCGCGTTCACAAGTTCAAATTTCCACGATCCACGGAGTTTTAAGTCTGTTTTTATCCCGCTATGGCTCTGCCATCGGATTGACTCCGGATTATAAAATCATGAGCGACAGTGAAATTCGTCGTGGCGCGCGAAAAATCATGCGTAAGCATATCCTGGAAAATCCAAACCTTCAGGAGCTTTTGGAAGAGTACGAATTCAGCGTGATTGAAAGTGCCTTGTTGCAATATTTCTCGGAAAGAATTGTTTTCCCGCAATCGCGTTTTATTTCCGCTGAAGAACAGGAAATTGAAACTCGCAAAGTCATCAAAGACATCGGTGGTCGTTTAAAACGCGTCTGTCTGGAGATCGATCAGGAAACTGATAACGAGAAATGGAAGGAATACTGCGCAAATCTATGGTCCTTTAATTGGGATGCACAGGATTTGGGACAGTTCTTTGGAATGCTGCAGGGGATGTGGGATGGGATTACCAAACCCCAGTACCGCAAGGCGTCTCCGCCATTCAGTGGCAGTTTGAACGACGAGCTTGAAGAACTGCGTGATCGTATCGATAAATTGTTGGAAGCTTCACGCTATCGTCCAGATTACTGGATGAAGCATCAAAAGAACTGCGAGCAGTTTGAAACCCTGGCACAACTTTTCTGTCAGGATTTGATGCAACAAAAATTGGAAAGCGGTTTGCTTTCCATGTCTGATTTGGAAACCTTAAGTTATAAGATCATCAAAGAATCTCCTGAATCTGCAGAAAACTTTTCGCAAGAGTGGGATTTCTGGATGGTCGACGAGTATCAAGACACCAGCCCGATTCAAGTGGAAATCTTGCGCGGCCTGATTGGCAGCAAACTTCATTTCGTCGTGGGTGACCCTCAACAAAGTATTTACTTGTTCCGTGGTGCCCGCTCTGAAGTTTTCCAAGAAAAGGTGAATGAAATTTCCCTGCAAGAGGGCGATGTTCAAGAAAAGCTGGTAAACTATCGTTCCACGCCGGAAGTATTGGAGTTTTTCAATCACTACTTCACGCGATTGGATCGTAAGCAATTTGCTTCCATGACTCCGCATCCTGAAAAAGAGAAAAAGGGACCTGCCGATCCCGTGGTTCAAGTCCTTGTAACTGAAACCACTGCCGAAGACGAAGTTTCTAAGGAATACTTGGGAACGGTGTCGCGTATTCAAGAACTATTGAATGAGGGAGTGTCGCCAGAGCAGATCTGTGTTCTGTCCAGAACGCACAAAGTTTTGTCTGATATTGCCAAGGTCGCACAAGATTACGGTGTGCCTTTGCAACTTCACAGCGGCAGCGGTTTTTATGAACGCCGTGAAGTCTTGGATGCATTATCGATTCTGAAATTCTTAGTGAATCCCCATGACAACGCCAATTTCGTGGCGTTGTTGCGCTCGCCCTGGCTTGCCATGACGGACACGGAAATTATGGATCTTTGCCATAGCTTTAAACACTCCTTCTGGAGAGAAGCTCTTAAAACTCTTGAGAGCAGATCTGCACAGCATCCGATTTCGATTTTAAAAACGTTGCTGGAAACCAGTGAAGAAAAAGGCCTGTCATTCACTCTGAAAAGTGCTTTGATTGATTTAGGTTTGTTTGATTATTCCGCGCGTATTGATTCCACGGGCCGTCGCGAGGCGAATTTGTGGAAAGTGGTTTCTTTGCTTAGCGAAGAAGAACGTCGTCCTGGATTTAACTTCCTAGATTTCCTGGATAGCAGCCTGGATTCTTTGTCGACAGATGAAGGGGGCGAAGATTCAGATGCAACACCGGTGATTGAACCAAAGCGTGTGAACTTCATGACCGTGCATGCCTCGAAAGGTTTGCAATTTGAACACGTGATTTTGCCTGGAATGGGTAAAGATCCGCGCGCAAGCTTTGCTCCAGTAATTTCTTTCCATGAAAAAACAGGTCAATGGACATTGAAAGTTCGTGATGAAGAAACGCAGATGCTGGCCGGCAGTATTCTGGCCGATCAAATCATGGAAGAGCTTCGTCGTCGTGAAGGTGACGAGTTCCATCGCGTGCTTTATGTGGCCTTAACGCGTGCAAAATCCGGTGTGACTTTGCAATGGGACGAGAAAAAGATCGGGAAAAAATCCTGGGCGGCATTGTGTCCTTTGAATATCGAAGAAGGATTCCACGAAGAAGCTGACTTCTCCTATGTTGTGCGCCGTGAAAATCCACATCCTGTAAAAATGGCGGATCAAGAGCTTGAACACAAAGAGTTGCGTGCTCCTTGGTCGGTAAACCATAAAGAAGAAAAGCGTAAGTATATTTCCGTAACGGAATTAGTTGCGCCTGAAGCGGTCTCTGGATCCGAGTACGTTCAGACTGTGGCTCAATTAGCGCCCGGACTGGCACGTGCTCAGCAGGGAACGATGGCTCATCGCCTGTTTGAATCCTTGAAGTTCACATCTTATGAAGAACTTTTAAAGATCTCTGATGAAGATTTGAAAGCACCATTGACGTTTCTGGCGGAAACGGAACAACTGCCACTTTTGAAAATCATTGAAAATGGTTTTGTGGAGTGGGGTTTTGCGTTGATGGAGCAAAATGCTTTAATGCAGGGGCAGATCGACTTGTGGGGCATCGTTGATGACACGGTTTGGTTGGTGGATTACAAAACAGGCTCGCAACGTTATTCAGAAACTGCGTTTAAACAATTGGAAGCCTATGCTTGGGCTTTATATCGCATGAAGTATCTGGATCGCGTGAGGACTGTGAAATTGGCGGTGGTTTATCCGATGGACGAAATCGTTAAGATCAAGGAAATTCCGCAGCTGACAGAGCTGAACACGCGTATGAAGTCACAGATTGCCGATTATATTAAGCAGCCTGATAATAAGCGGCCTTAA
- a CDS encoding serine/threonine-protein kinase, producing MSQAVEQFGKYILLERVAAGGMAEVYLSKSTGAVGVNKFVAIKRILPQYSDHQEFIEMFKEEAKIAVNLNHGNVVSIYDFGVERNQFFLVMEFVEGRNLRQILNELKKTTTSFTIEQIVYMMKEVAAGLDHAHRCIDGTTGRPLNIVHRDMSPQNIMVSFEGEVKIIDFGIAKAETQLEATKAGTLKGKYGYMSPEQADGQNIDPRTDIFSMGIVLWELLANDRLFTSNSEAAILRKIRECQIPSIRKINPSVPPELERIVNKALAKDRSLRYQTAASLHRDLNRFLNTQYPEFSPQDFSVFMKNAFSAAFLEQRRKQVEFAKIQAQPTEDKTVVTQTDTRIPPQNVPTPPTGAAKDEDGNLDIDTSTDIRVSLSELKTPPKPNTHSGHTKTTTHTGTLNRGPSSATAAGRAGTNSNIPYRKSTNVTAWALRGAIGIALLVIGYFGLQNFSTKNPVSEQSGMRPIQTPPTPPVMPPTTNGVHVSEPASTIPDYTVSIYSNPPKARIVIDGEDTGEFTPHSMRKKGNTPFSLRLVKEGYTDLVTTVTPTYEAYSFTGTLQVLPRVASVFINIVNGGANSELRIAGVPVAIRPSSEGYTIQAEVGVKIQAYNKVTGLSAEKTVTIPNNQKQTVELYLK from the coding sequence ATGTCTCAAGCTGTAGAACAATTCGGTAAATACATTCTGTTAGAGAGAGTTGCCGCCGGCGGTATGGCCGAGGTGTACCTTTCTAAGTCTACAGGCGCTGTAGGAGTGAATAAGTTTGTTGCTATCAAACGAATCCTCCCCCAGTACTCTGATCACCAAGAATTCATTGAGATGTTTAAGGAAGAGGCGAAAATCGCCGTCAACCTGAACCATGGTAACGTTGTCTCAATTTATGACTTCGGTGTCGAGAGAAACCAATTCTTCCTCGTAATGGAATTCGTTGAAGGTCGCAACCTTCGCCAAATTCTAAATGAACTTAAGAAAACAACGACATCATTCACGATCGAACAGATCGTCTACATGATGAAAGAAGTGGCTGCAGGTCTTGACCACGCTCACCGTTGCATTGACGGTACAACGGGTCGCCCTTTGAATATCGTTCACCGCGATATGAGTCCACAAAACATCATGGTCAGCTTTGAAGGCGAAGTTAAAATCATCGACTTCGGTATCGCTAAAGCTGAAACCCAACTTGAAGCAACTAAAGCAGGTACTCTTAAAGGAAAATACGGCTACATGAGCCCTGAGCAAGCGGACGGTCAAAATATCGACCCGCGCACAGATATTTTCTCGATGGGTATCGTCTTGTGGGAGCTATTGGCGAATGACCGCTTGTTCACTTCGAACAGTGAAGCAGCAATCTTGCGTAAAATCCGCGAGTGTCAAATCCCAAGCATCCGCAAAATCAATCCTTCCGTTCCTCCGGAATTGGAAAGAATTGTTAATAAAGCTTTGGCCAAGGACCGCAGCCTTCGTTATCAAACAGCTGCATCTTTGCACCGTGATTTGAACAGATTCCTAAACACACAGTATCCTGAGTTTTCTCCTCAGGATTTCTCTGTTTTCATGAAAAATGCTTTCTCGGCTGCGTTCCTTGAACAACGTCGTAAGCAAGTTGAATTTGCTAAAATCCAAGCGCAACCTACTGAAGACAAAACAGTGGTTACGCAAACGGATACACGCATCCCACCTCAGAATGTTCCGACTCCCCCAACAGGAGCGGCAAAGGACGAGGACGGCAATCTGGATATCGATACGTCCACTGACATCCGTGTTTCTTTAAGCGAACTTAAAACTCCGCCAAAGCCCAACACTCACAGTGGTCACACTAAAACAACAACTCACACGGGCACTTTGAATCGTGGACCAAGCTCTGCAACGGCTGCAGGTCGCGCCGGTACGAATTCAAATATTCCGTATCGTAAATCTACGAACGTAACTGCGTGGGCTTTGCGTGGTGCGATTGGTATTGCTCTTCTGGTCATCGGTTATTTTGGTTTGCAGAATTTCTCGACTAAAAATCCAGTGTCAGAGCAATCGGGCATGCGCCCTATTCAGACTCCACCAACTCCTCCAGTTATGCCACCAACGACGAATGGCGTTCATGTGTCTGAACCTGCGTCTACGATTCCAGACTACACTGTTTCGATCTACAGTAATCCGCCCAAGGCGCGCATTGTGATCGACGGCGAAGACACGGGTGAATTCACTCCGCACAGCATGCGTAAAAAAGGTAATACACCTTTCAGTCTGCGCTTGGTAAAAGAGGGCTATACAGATTTAGTAACGACGGTAACTCCGACTTACGAGGCGTATTCCTTTACTGGGACTTTACAAGTTCTTCCAAGAGTGGCGTCAGTTTTCATCAACATCGTGAATGGTGGAGCTAACTCAGAACTAAGAATTGCGGGAGTTCCAGTAGCTATTCGCCCTTCAAGCGAAGGTTACACAATTCAAGCGGAAGTCGGCGTTAAGATCCAGGCTTATAACAAAGTCACAGGTCTTTCTGCTGAAAAAACTGTAACTATTCCGAACAATCAAAAGCAGACGGTTGAGCTTTACCTGAAATAA
- the coaE gene encoding dephospho-CoA kinase (Dephospho-CoA kinase (CoaE) performs the final step in coenzyme A biosynthesis.), with the protein MKWIGLTGGIGCGKSTVSRMLRDRGYNVIDADEVAREVVRGGTSGLKAIVQEFGDVLLPDGDLDRRKLGQIVFGNPDRLQALEAITHPLIRKEIARRRQTLEDMNTPLALYDIPLLFETHAQANFDKIVVVSCTRNQQKERLLRRNQLSESEIDMRIASQIPIASKETEADFVLQNNRDEQHLLKEVERLDQWLKSL; encoded by the coding sequence ATGAAATGGATAGGACTGACCGGAGGTATAGGTTGTGGCAAGAGCACAGTCAGTCGCATGCTCCGAGATCGCGGTTATAACGTAATAGACGCCGATGAGGTTGCTCGCGAAGTAGTTCGCGGCGGCACTTCTGGACTTAAGGCTATAGTCCAGGAATTTGGTGACGTGCTGTTGCCGGACGGTGACCTGGACCGCAGAAAGCTGGGACAGATCGTTTTTGGAAATCCCGATCGCTTGCAAGCTTTGGAAGCCATCACTCATCCCTTGATCCGCAAAGAAATCGCTCGCCGTCGCCAGACTTTGGAAGACATGAATACGCCGCTTGCACTTTACGACATCCCACTTTTATTTGAAACTCATGCGCAGGCAAATTTCGATAAAATCGTGGTGGTATCATGCACCCGCAATCAGCAGAAGGAACGTTTGCTGCGCCGAAATCAACTTTCTGAATCAGAGATCGACATGCGCATCGCCTCGCAAATTCCGATTGCGAGCAAAGAGACAGAGGCAGATTTCGTTTTGCAGAACAATCGCGACGAGCAACACCTGCTGAAAGAAGTGGAACGCTTGGATCAGTGGCTAAAATCACTTTAG